A section of the Clostridium sp. TW13 genome encodes:
- a CDS encoding sensor histidine kinase has protein sequence MKLILIAYIVRDGFTNDLSLVLIIGFMLSFIISSFGRKFIKKQFRIIVCIFEVGLSAYFAIHYIPCAIFICSVALMEYLIVERNLVLLGSIGAFIPLFFNNVQNISQEQILITLLLIITIVCNHRNTIKILNLREDDEIKRNLIHSLERKLIQEKEVHGQDLYTARLEERNKISGRLHDKLGHTISAVLLQLEAVKFIINMDNKKGNEMLDSSIETLRSGMDDIRMTLRNIRPAQEELGINRIKLILEEKTKNTNINFKLSYNGDLDNISASTWLLFINSVMELSTNSIKYARCNLIEVKIDILRKIIKLEVKDNGNGTAKFKKGIGLSNIEDKVTSAGGKLIINSDNGFSTILLIPY, from the coding sequence TTGAAATTAATACTTATAGCATATATTGTTAGAGATGGTTTTACCAATGATCTATCACTTGTATTAATAATAGGATTTATGCTATCTTTTATAATTTCATCTTTTGGCAGAAAATTTATAAAAAAGCAATTTAGAATTATAGTTTGTATATTTGAAGTGGGATTATCAGCCTACTTTGCAATCCATTATATTCCTTGTGCAATTTTTATATGCTCTGTAGCCTTAATGGAATATCTCATTGTAGAAAGAAATTTGGTATTGCTAGGTTCTATAGGTGCATTTATACCTCTCTTTTTTAACAATGTTCAAAATATATCACAAGAACAAATCTTAATAACCCTTCTTTTGATTATAACTATAGTTTGTAATCATAGGAATACAATTAAGATACTAAACTTAAGAGAGGATGATGAAATTAAGCGAAATTTAATACACTCTCTGGAACGTAAATTGATTCAAGAGAAAGAGGTGCACGGTCAAGATCTTTATACTGCTAGACTCGAAGAAAGAAATAAAATTTCTGGAAGACTACATGATAAACTTGGACATACAATTTCAGCAGTGCTTCTCCAACTAGAAGCTGTAAAGTTTATAATCAATATGGATAATAAAAAAGGTAATGAAATGTTAGATAGCTCTATCGAAACCTTACGTTCAGGCATGGATGATATACGAATGACTCTAAGAAATATACGACCAGCTCAAGAAGAACTAGGTATAAATAGAATAAAGCTTATATTAGAAGAAAAAACAAAAAATACAAACATAAACTTTAAACTTTCATATAACGGAGACTTGGATAATATTTCAGCTTCAACCTGGTTATTATTTATCAACAGCGTAATGGAGCTCTCCACCAACTCAATTAAATATGCTCGTTGTAATTTAATTGAAGTTAAAATAGATATACTAAGAAAAATAATTAAGCTTGAAGTTAAAGATAATGGAAACGGAACAGCTAAATTCAAAAAAGGCATAGGATTATCCAATATAGAAGATAAAGTCACCTCTGCTGGCGGTAAGCTTATTATAAATAGTGATAATGGTTTTTCAACAATACTATTGATTCCATATTAA
- a CDS encoding response regulator transcription factor, whose translation MGIKLILADDDTLIRESLKIILSTDKDIEVLQTFENGKDAVDYTLNNQVDIALLDVRMPLLNGVQATKEISNRTETKVVILTTFDEDEYIKDGLKYGAKGYLLKNTHPEKIIKTIHMVHEGNCVFQEEVLNKISDNIQNKTEAKTSHIDESLFTDRELEVMVAIADGLNNKDIAKTLFISEGTVKNYITSIFQKTGLEHRTQIAIYYLTGKK comes from the coding sequence ATGGGAATTAAATTAATTTTAGCAGATGATGATACACTAATTAGAGAGAGTTTAAAAATCATCTTATCTACTGATAAAGATATTGAAGTTCTACAAACATTTGAAAATGGTAAAGATGCTGTGGATTATACTTTAAATAATCAAGTGGATATTGCGCTCCTTGATGTAAGAATGCCTTTGCTTAATGGTGTACAAGCTACGAAGGAAATTTCCAATAGAACTGAAACAAAGGTTGTAATTTTAACTACCTTTGATGAGGATGAGTATATTAAAGACGGACTAAAGTATGGTGCTAAAGGCTATCTTTTAAAAAACACTCATCCAGAAAAAATTATTAAAACCATACACATGGTTCATGAGGGAAATTGTGTATTTCAAGAAGAGGTTTTAAACAAAATATCTGATAACATTCAAAATAAAACTGAAGCTAAAACTAGCCATATTGATGAAAGCTTGTTTACTGACAGAGAATTAGAAGTCATGGTGGCAATCGCAGATGGTTTAAACAATAAAGACATTGCAAAGACTTTATTCATCTCAGAGGGAACAGTTAAAAACTATATTACCTCCATTTTTCAAAAGACAGGCTTAGAACATAGAACCCAAATAGCTATTTACTACTTAACAGGAAAAAAGTAA